From the genome of Pseudomonas sp. Teo4, one region includes:
- a CDS encoding amino acid adenylation domain-containing protein translates to MVADAGQPLGEPRLGSEASRQALAMLCQGDVRADSQTSQALQLFEEQARANPAKVALVCGEQHLSYGELNHRAVDLAVHLQANGIGPERVVAIAAERSAQFVVGLLAAFKAGAAFLPLDLRAQPARTRQMLEDSQASLLLGPAAWLIEHATLPAVRGLAFEELAQLPQGGSLNAVQRDTELAAYVIFTSGSTGRPKGVLVSQGALADYLASALALLPLEGVERMALASTLAADLGYTTLFAALCSGRSLHLLDEQLAMDAQGMAQYMSREAIDFIKLVPSHLQSLLKVAEPAQVLPRRCLVLGGEASSVELLAQVQQLAPACRVVNHYGPSETTIGVLATELPAAAQLPGVPLGRPLLNVRLQLLDANLQAVAEGVHGELYVGGPSLARGYLGRPGLTAERFVPDPQASNGERLYRTGDRVRIHHGAIETLGRIDDQVKIRGYRVEPGEVGACLRGMALLVDAAVVARDTEQGKQLVAYVVAPADAGVLREQVQAYLRQHLPEHMIPAHVVSLAALPLTANGKLDRQALPAPDLDAARVAYQAPQTPLQEQVAQIWQDVLKVERVGLGDNFFELGGHSLLVMGVLSRLQLELGIGAAPQLMFQFPVLNEFVDHLEPPAGVLDADRLNRLESLLDEVDEA, encoded by the coding sequence ATGGTGGCCGACGCCGGCCAGCCGCTCGGGGAGCCGCGATTGGGCAGCGAGGCGTCGCGTCAGGCACTGGCTATGTTGTGCCAGGGCGACGTGCGGGCCGACAGCCAGACGTCGCAGGCCTTGCAGCTGTTCGAAGAACAGGCACGAGCTAATCCAGCCAAGGTCGCGCTGGTGTGTGGTGAACAGCACCTCAGCTACGGCGAACTGAACCATCGCGCTGTGGACCTGGCCGTGCACCTGCAAGCCAACGGTATCGGCCCGGAACGTGTGGTGGCGATTGCCGCCGAGCGTTCGGCGCAGTTCGTGGTCGGCCTGCTGGCGGCGTTCAAGGCCGGTGCGGCGTTCCTGCCGCTGGACCTGCGCGCACAACCTGCGCGCACCCGGCAGATGCTCGAAGACAGCCAGGCGAGCCTGCTGCTGGGGCCGGCTGCCTGGCTGATCGAGCACGCCACCTTGCCTGCGGTGCGTGGCCTGGCCTTCGAAGAGCTCGCCCAGTTGCCGCAAGGTGGTTCGCTGAATGCCGTACAGCGCGATACCGAGTTGGCCGCCTATGTGATTTTCACCTCCGGCTCCACAGGCCGGCCAAAAGGCGTGCTGGTCAGCCAGGGCGCGTTGGCCGACTACCTGGCTTCTGCACTGGCGCTGCTGCCATTGGAAGGGGTAGAGCGCATGGCGCTGGCCTCCACCTTGGCCGCCGACCTGGGCTACACCACCCTGTTCGCAGCCCTGTGCAGTGGTCGCAGCCTGCACCTGCTCGACGAGCAACTGGCCATGGACGCCCAGGGCATGGCGCAGTACATGAGCCGCGAGGCGATCGACTTCATCAAGCTGGTGCCATCGCACCTGCAATCGTTGCTCAAGGTGGCCGAGCCGGCCCAGGTGCTGCCGCGTCGTTGCCTGGTGCTGGGTGGCGAAGCCAGCAGCGTCGAACTGCTGGCACAGGTTCAGCAACTGGCGCCGGCGTGCCGGGTGGTCAACCACTATGGCCCGAGCGAAACCACCATCGGTGTGCTGGCCACTGAACTGCCGGCGGCTGCGCAATTGCCGGGCGTGCCCTTGGGGCGCCCGCTGCTCAACGTGCGCCTGCAACTGCTGGACGCCAACCTGCAGGCGGTGGCCGAAGGGGTTCATGGCGAGCTGTACGTGGGCGGGCCGAGCCTGGCCCGAGGCTACCTGGGCCGCCCTGGGCTGACCGCCGAGCGCTTTGTTCCGGACCCGCAAGCCAGCAACGGCGAGCGGCTGTACCGCACGGGCGACCGGGTACGCATCCACCACGGTGCGATTGAAACCCTTGGCCGTATCGATGACCAGGTGAAGATCCGCGGTTACCGGGTCGAGCCCGGTGAAGTCGGTGCCTGCCTGCGCGGCATGGCACTACTGGTCGATGCCGCCGTGGTGGCCCGTGACACCGAGCAGGGCAAGCAGCTGGTGGCCTATGTGGTGGCGCCAGCGGACGCAGGTGTGCTGCGTGAGCAGGTGCAGGCCTACCTGCGCCAGCACCTGCCCGAACACATGATTCCGGCCCACGTGGTGAGCCTTGCAGCCCTGCCGCTGACCGCCAACGGCAAGCTCGACCGCCAGGCCCTGCCTGCCCCGGACCTGGATGCCGCCCGCGTGGCCTACCAGGCACCGCAGACCCCCCTGCAGGAACAGGTCGCGCAGATCTGGCAGGACGTGCTCAAGGTCGAGCGGGTAGGGCTGGGCGACAACTTCTTCGAACTGGGCGGCCATTCGCTGCTGGTCATGGGCGTGCTGTCGCGCCTGCAACTGGAGCTGGGCATCGGCGCTGCACCGCAGCTGATGTTCCAGTTCCCTGTACTCAATGAATTCGTCGATCACCTGGAACCGCCCGCCGGCGTGCTGGATGCGGACCGTTTGAATCGACTGGAAAGTTTGCTGGATGAGGTGGATGAAGCATGA
- a CDS encoding amino acid adenylation domain-containing protein — protein sequence MARLRNLDGERRRQLFAKLAQAGVSVARLPIVPALEQGPQPLSYAQQRQHFLWQLEPTSSAYNIPAVLRLKGALDMAALQAGLDDLVAHQGSLRTRFVEHQGQVCQLLDDALRLALVVDELSANDEAEPAIKAYAERCTAQPFDLMQGPLARVNLLRVTPDDHVLVLTLHHSIADGWSINVLIEQWLACYASRLQGQVAHLAEAPIQYADYAAWQRQWLESGEGDRQLAYWKGQLGEAPEVLTLPTDRPRPTQASQRGAVLDLNLDPALLEALKALAQRQDVSLFMLLLASFQALLHRYSGQADIHVGVPVANRNRMETERLIGFFVNTQVMKARIDGLQPFEALLAQVRESAQQAQAHQDLPFEQLVQALHPERSMSHSPLFQVMFNHQVAGAGQGMAVPGLDVQPVQRDERSAQFDLSLDTVESATGLVASLTYATDLFDRASAERLLRHWQNLLQGVVANPVERVQALPLCDAVELQQLVHGYNDTFVDYPSDTCVHTLIEAQAQKTPDAVALVFGERQLSYRELNGQANQLAHQLIGQGVGPDVLVGICVERSLEMVVSLLAVLKAGGAYVPLDPEYPRERLAYMFEDSGIALLLTQSHLRDQLPVPGSVRALNVDEQGHLACSTEATGVQPQPENLAYVIYTSGSTGKPKGAGNRHKALTNRLCWMQQAYGLSATDAVLQKTPFSFDVSVWEFFWPLMVGARLVVAAPGDHREPARLVRLIEQQNITTLHFVPSMLQVFLQDEGVSRCTSLSRIVCSGEALQVDAQQQVFAKLPNAGLYNLYGPTEAAIDVTHWTCRDEGLDSVPIGQPIANLGTYVLADDLSPLPAGLVGELYLGGEGLARGYHRRPGLTAERFVASPFGTGQRLYRTGDLARQRADGVIEYMGRIDHQVKIRGLRIEQGEIEARLLEQEEVREAAVLAVGTGADMQLAAYVVAHQADSAQLVEQLKARLRTLLPDYMVPTHMVLLASLPLSPNGKLDRKALPTPDSSQRQQAYVAPQTPLQEQLAQVWQTLLKLEQVGLHDNFFDLGGHSLLATQMMMQIRQQLGVDVPLKALLQTASLEQFAEQVQQLQTDVQPVEDELAKSLEALKRLSAQELESLIS from the coding sequence GTGGCGCGTCTGCGTAACCTGGATGGCGAACGCCGTCGGCAGCTGTTTGCCAAGCTGGCCCAGGCCGGTGTCAGCGTTGCCCGCCTGCCCATCGTGCCAGCCCTGGAGCAGGGGCCGCAGCCGCTGTCCTACGCCCAGCAGCGCCAGCATTTCCTTTGGCAGCTGGAGCCGACGAGCAGCGCCTACAACATTCCTGCCGTGCTGCGTTTGAAAGGGGCCCTCGACATGGCGGCGCTGCAGGCCGGCCTGGATGACCTGGTGGCTCATCAAGGCAGCTTGCGCACACGCTTCGTCGAGCATCAGGGGCAGGTCTGCCAGCTGCTCGATGATGCGCTGCGCCTGGCGCTGGTGGTTGATGAACTGAGCGCGAACGATGAAGCCGAGCCGGCCATCAAGGCGTACGCCGAGCGCTGCACAGCCCAGCCATTCGACCTGATGCAGGGCCCGCTGGCCCGGGTCAATCTGCTGCGCGTGACGCCCGATGACCATGTGCTGGTGCTGACCTTGCACCATAGCATCGCCGACGGCTGGTCGATCAACGTGCTGATCGAGCAATGGCTGGCCTGCTACGCCAGCCGCCTGCAAGGCCAGGTCGCGCACCTTGCCGAGGCGCCGATCCAGTACGCCGACTATGCCGCCTGGCAGCGCCAGTGGCTGGAGTCGGGGGAGGGGGATCGCCAGCTGGCCTACTGGAAAGGCCAGTTGGGTGAGGCGCCTGAAGTGCTGACCCTGCCCACCGACCGGCCACGCCCGACCCAGGCCAGCCAGCGGGGCGCGGTACTTGACCTGAACCTTGATCCGGCGCTGCTGGAGGCGCTGAAAGCGTTGGCCCAGCGCCAGGATGTCAGCCTGTTCATGCTGTTGCTGGCGTCGTTCCAGGCGCTGCTGCATCGCTACAGCGGGCAGGCCGATATCCATGTTGGCGTGCCGGTGGCCAACCGCAACCGCATGGAGACCGAGCGGCTGATCGGCTTCTTCGTCAACACCCAGGTGATGAAGGCGCGCATCGACGGCCTGCAACCGTTCGAAGCCCTGCTGGCGCAGGTGCGCGAGTCGGCGCAGCAGGCCCAGGCGCACCAGGACTTGCCGTTCGAACAGTTGGTTCAGGCGCTGCACCCTGAGCGCAGCATGAGCCACAGCCCGTTGTTCCAGGTGATGTTCAACCACCAGGTCGCAGGTGCAGGCCAGGGTATGGCCGTGCCGGGTCTGGATGTGCAGCCGGTGCAGCGCGACGAGCGCTCAGCGCAGTTCGACCTGAGCCTGGACACCGTCGAAAGCGCCACGGGCCTGGTGGCGAGCCTGACCTACGCAACCGACCTGTTCGACCGCGCCAGCGCAGAGCGCCTGCTGCGTCACTGGCAGAACCTGCTGCAAGGGGTCGTGGCCAACCCCGTCGAGCGGGTGCAAGCCCTGCCATTGTGCGATGCCGTCGAGTTGCAGCAGTTGGTTCACGGCTACAACGACACCTTCGTCGATTACCCGTCGGACACTTGCGTGCACACCCTGATCGAGGCCCAGGCGCAGAAGACCCCGGATGCCGTGGCGCTGGTGTTCGGCGAACGGCAGCTGAGCTACCGCGAACTGAATGGGCAGGCCAACCAGTTGGCGCATCAGTTGATCGGGCAGGGTGTCGGCCCCGACGTGCTGGTGGGCATTTGCGTCGAGCGCAGTCTCGAGATGGTGGTGAGCCTGTTGGCAGTGCTCAAGGCAGGGGGCGCCTACGTGCCGCTGGATCCTGAATACCCGCGCGAACGCTTGGCCTACATGTTCGAAGACAGCGGTATAGCACTGCTGTTGACCCAGTCGCATCTGCGCGACCAGCTGCCGGTGCCCGGTTCGGTTCGAGCCTTGAATGTGGACGAGCAGGGGCACCTTGCATGCTCCACCGAGGCCACGGGCGTACAACCGCAGCCGGAAAACCTGGCCTATGTGATCTACACCTCGGGTTCCACTGGCAAACCGAAAGGCGCCGGCAACCGCCACAAGGCCCTGACCAACCGCCTGTGCTGGATGCAGCAGGCCTATGGCCTCAGCGCCACGGACGCCGTGCTGCAGAAAACCCCGTTCAGTTTTGACGTGTCGGTGTGGGAGTTCTTCTGGCCGCTGATGGTCGGCGCCCGCCTGGTGGTTGCAGCACCGGGCGATCACCGCGAGCCGGCACGGTTGGTGCGGCTTATCGAACAGCAGAACATCACCACGCTGCACTTCGTGCCGTCGATGCTGCAGGTGTTCCTGCAGGACGAAGGCGTGTCGCGTTGCACCAGCCTGTCGCGCATCGTCTGCAGTGGCGAAGCGCTGCAGGTGGATGCCCAGCAGCAGGTGTTCGCCAAGCTGCCGAATGCCGGGCTGTACAACCTGTATGGCCCGACCGAGGCGGCCATCGACGTCACCCACTGGACCTGCCGCGACGAAGGCCTGGACAGCGTGCCGATCGGCCAGCCCATCGCCAACCTGGGCACCTACGTGCTGGCCGACGACCTGTCGCCGCTGCCGGCCGGGCTGGTGGGCGAGCTGTACCTGGGCGGCGAGGGCCTGGCGCGGGGCTACCATCGCCGCCCAGGGCTGACCGCCGAACGTTTCGTCGCCAGCCCGTTCGGCACCGGCCAGCGCCTGTACCGCACCGGCGACCTGGCGCGCCAGCGTGCCGACGGGGTGATCGAGTACATGGGGCGCATCGACCACCAGGTGAAAATCCGCGGCCTGCGCATCGAACAGGGCGAGATCGAAGCGCGCCTGCTGGAGCAGGAAGAGGTGCGCGAAGCCGCGGTGCTGGCGGTCGGTACCGGTGCCGACATGCAACTGGCCGCCTACGTGGTGGCGCATCAGGCCGATTCGGCTCAGCTGGTCGAACAGCTCAAGGCCCGCCTGCGCACGCTGCTGCCCGACTACATGGTGCCCACGCATATGGTGCTGCTGGCCAGCCTGCCGCTGAGCCCCAACGGCAAGCTCGACCGCAAGGCCTTGCCGACGCCCGACAGCAGCCAGCGTCAGCAGGCCTATGTGGCACCGCAGACCCCGCTGCAAGAGCAGTTGGCGCAGGTCTGGCAAACCCTGCTCAAGCTCGAACAGGTCGGCCTGCACGACAACTTCTTCGACCTCGGCGGCCACTCGCTGCTGGCGACCCAGATGATGATGCAGATTCGCCAGCAGCTGGGGGTCGACGTACCGCTGAAAGCCCTGCTCCAGACCGCCAGCCTGGAGCAGTTCGCCGAGCAGGTGCAGCAGTTGCAAACAGACGTCCAGCCCGTTGAAGACGAGTTGGCTAAATCCTTGGAGGCCCTCAAACGTCTATCAGCACAAGAGCTTGAAAGTCTGATTTCCTAG